From the Leptolyngbya sp. O-77 genome, one window contains:
- a CDS encoding class I SAM-dependent methyltransferase, translating to MSDRKAVEIAESLDYDFSKYENGWASQLGCVIRARAIDRIVQNFLETHPSAVIVNLGAGLCTRFSRIDNGQVRWYEVDFPEVIALRHKFFQESNRHHFIAKSMLDFTWMDAIQREPNQPMMIVYEGVSMYLSEAENKALLQQINARFSPVEILFDVLNRKRSRTTKHHDTVSKTNAEFKWGIDQSSKLETWGSNIWLKHEEFYLSQFLNYSQRLPIAWSILAQLLPFIPLALFKNSGRIVQLQIGNYSE from the coding sequence TTGAGCGATCGCAAAGCCGTCGAAATTGCAGAAAGCTTGGATTATGACTTCAGCAAATATGAGAATGGCTGGGCATCGCAGCTGGGCTGCGTGATTCGGGCGAGGGCGATCGATCGCATCGTGCAGAACTTCCTGGAAACCCATCCGAGTGCGGTAATTGTCAATTTGGGTGCAGGATTATGTACCCGCTTTTCTCGGATTGATAACGGTCAAGTACGCTGGTATGAAGTGGATTTCCCTGAGGTGATTGCTCTGCGACACAAGTTCTTCCAGGAGAGCAATCGACATCACTTCATTGCCAAATCAATGCTCGACTTCACCTGGATGGATGCGATTCAGCGAGAACCGAATCAGCCGATGATGATTGTCTACGAAGGCGTATCCATGTATCTGTCAGAGGCTGAGAATAAAGCCTTATTGCAGCAGATCAATGCTCGTTTCAGTCCCGTTGAAATTCTGTTTGATGTGCTGAATCGTAAACGCTCACGCACTACTAAGCATCACGATACTGTCTCGAAAACGAATGCTGAATTTAAATGGGGAATTGATCAGTCCAGCAAACTTGAAACCTGGGGTTCAAACATTTGGTTAAAGCATGAGGAGTTCTATCTCAGTCAATTTTTGAATTATTCACAACGGTTGCCAATCGCTTGGAGTATTCTGGCACAACTGCTTCCGTTTATTCCATTAGCACTCTTCAAGAACTCTGGTCGAATTGTGCAATTACAAATCGGAAACTACTCCGAGTAA
- a CDS encoding helix-turn-helix domain-containing protein, with translation MTLIFNESNWDELEQQAPVPCPAHLVLDDFEELTGVPTCLGRGYSRGMALVPGVWLNFNDKEYYQDFVVKTPAHEHPIQIGVFLSGYFDCNICPRFGGTRSYFSGSGISPGYAESYQVGQRFTCINVEIKPEVLDSFLMGNCQQSSHQVRQLFKGEDWKVAFYPSVTPEIRAIAQQMWDAPYRGELKRLYLQAKVLELLVIYLDLIADSSEQPRVPGLKPQTIARLHYAREILETRLENPPSVLELAKQVGLSDRTLLRGFKQLFGTTVIGFSMQQRLKRAEHLLRQGDRTVSEVARLMGYGNLWYFASVFKRQFGITPSQCLAGEKSVLL, from the coding sequence ATGACGCTCATTTTCAATGAATCCAACTGGGACGAACTGGAACAGCAGGCTCCCGTGCCATGTCCTGCTCATCTGGTTCTGGATGATTTTGAGGAACTAACCGGTGTGCCCACCTGTTTGGGACGAGGCTACAGTCGCGGCATGGCGCTAGTGCCGGGGGTGTGGTTAAACTTCAACGACAAAGAATATTACCAGGACTTCGTCGTAAAAACCCCCGCCCACGAGCATCCAATTCAAATCGGAGTTTTTCTGTCAGGCTATTTTGATTGCAATATTTGTCCCAGATTCGGCGGCACGCGCAGCTATTTCTCGGGCAGTGGCATTTCACCAGGCTATGCCGAAAGCTACCAGGTGGGGCAGCGGTTTACCTGTATTAATGTCGAGATTAAGCCAGAGGTGCTGGACTCGTTTTTAATGGGCAATTGCCAGCAGTCGTCTCATCAGGTACGGCAGTTGTTTAAAGGAGAAGATTGGAAAGTTGCGTTTTATCCCAGTGTCACGCCTGAGATTCGGGCGATCGCCCAGCAGATGTGGGATGCGCCTTATCGTGGGGAGTTGAAGCGGCTCTATCTCCAGGCGAAGGTGCTAGAACTTTTGGTCATCTACCTTGACTTGATTGCTGATAGCTCAGAACAACCTCGTGTACCTGGACTGAAACCACAGACGATCGCGCGTTTGCACTATGCCAGGGAGATTTTGGAGACGCGATTAGAAAATCCACCCTCTGTCCTGGAATTGGCAAAACAGGTAGGCTTGAGCGATCGCACTCTGCTGCGCGGGTTTAAACAGCTATTTGGCACAACGGTGATCGGGTTCTCGATGCAGCAACGCTTGAAAAGGGCTGAACACTTGTTGCGGCAGGGCGATCGAACGGTGTCGGAAGTGGCGCGACTGATGGGATATGGGAATTTATGGTACTTTGCATCGGTGTTTAAGCGGCAGTTTGGCATCACACCAAGCCAGTGTTTGGCTGGAGAAAAGTCGGTTTTGTTGTAG
- a CDS encoding TonB-dependent siderophore receptor, which yields MKVGLRLFQVSLWIVVGVLGSVGGGAFPAMAQEEPGSDEGLALSDVLEAQPDDLQPALSAPSAEIPQLHELEQPATTIEDWVAQIEASLVQITNVRVEATDTGLQVILETENGVLEVPETQSVGNALIADIPNATIAEEFSQAEPIDGIALMSVSRLPGGRVRVAITGTDAPPVAEVRTEAQGLVLAVTLGDADAVTEEDAIQVVVIGEQDEGYNPSSASTATRTDTPLRDIPQSIQVIPQRVIEDQGVTGLQDAVRNNAPGVTTSANYAGTGQGEFIIRGFQQNNNFRNGFRAGRFGYIADLADVERIEVLRGPASVLFGQLQPGGIVNLVTEQPLSEPTYNIEFTGGQFSFYRPELDFSGPLTENGELLYRLNVAYQNAGSFRDEVNSERFFIAPVLQWNISENTTLTVDFSYLYNDPVFDRGLVALSDGSLVLPINRFLGYPSLDDYIEEQVRAGYRFEHRFNENWELRNAFSFSSVLQTGFHSDFAGRLIDDRFVPREYLDSEFLNEEYGLQTDLIGRFSTGSLQHQLLAGFDLNRSTDSYVSRFAPLPPLDIFDPNYDVSTPSETESGYFQTVFNNNLGIYIQDQITVLENLKLLVGGRLDFTEQEQNFFGEEGSQSDTAFSPRIGIVYQPIEPISLYASFSQSFFPVIGRSRTNETFRPERGTQYEIGVRADITDNLSATLAAYDITKTNVLTTDLNDPNFSIQVGEQRSQGIELTLTGEILPGWNIYAGYTYTDARVTEDNDIPEGDILRSVPEHGANLWTTYEIQTGNFRGLGFGLGLIFVDEREAELPNSNFQVPGYVRTDVALFYQRERWRAAINIRNLFDVEYYETAQNRNAVYPGAPLNVTASLSYTF from the coding sequence ATGAAAGTTGGGCTGCGGTTATTTCAGGTTAGTCTGTGGATTGTTGTCGGAGTATTGGGAAGTGTTGGCGGTGGAGCATTCCCTGCAATGGCTCAAGAAGAACCAGGGAGTGATGAGGGCTTAGCTCTAAGTGATGTTCTAGAGGCTCAACCCGATGATTTGCAACCTGCACTGTCTGCCCCCAGTGCTGAGATTCCTCAGCTGCATGAATTGGAGCAACCTGCGACAACGATCGAAGATTGGGTGGCACAAATCGAAGCGTCGTTGGTGCAAATTACCAATGTGCGGGTTGAAGCCACCGACACAGGATTACAGGTGATTCTGGAAACAGAGAATGGTGTTTTGGAGGTGCCGGAAACGCAATCGGTAGGGAATGCTCTGATTGCCGATATTCCCAATGCCACCATTGCTGAAGAGTTTTCGCAGGCAGAGCCGATCGACGGGATCGCGTTGATGAGTGTGAGCAGGTTACCCGGTGGCAGAGTACGAGTTGCCATTACAGGAACGGATGCACCACCTGTGGCTGAAGTGAGAACAGAAGCTCAGGGCTTGGTATTGGCGGTAACGCTGGGAGATGCAGATGCAGTCACGGAAGAAGACGCGATTCAGGTGGTGGTGATAGGGGAGCAAGATGAGGGCTATAACCCATCGAGTGCCTCAACCGCAACGCGAACGGATACGCCACTCCGGGATATTCCCCAATCGATTCAGGTCATTCCCCAACGGGTGATCGAAGATCAGGGTGTCACTGGATTACAAGATGCTGTACGCAATAATGCACCCGGTGTAACAACGTCAGCAAATTATGCTGGAACCGGGCAAGGTGAATTCATCATTCGCGGCTTTCAACAAAACAACAACTTCCGCAATGGATTTCGTGCTGGTAGGTTTGGCTATATTGCCGATCTTGCTGACGTGGAGCGTATTGAAGTTTTGCGCGGGCCTGCTTCAGTTTTGTTCGGGCAATTACAGCCAGGTGGCATTGTCAACCTTGTAACAGAGCAACCTCTGAGTGAGCCTACTTATAACATCGAGTTCACAGGAGGGCAGTTCAGTTTTTATCGTCCGGAGCTGGATTTTTCTGGACCTTTGACAGAAAACGGAGAATTGCTATACCGCCTCAATGTGGCTTATCAAAACGCTGGCAGCTTTCGAGATGAGGTCAACTCAGAGCGATTCTTTATTGCACCAGTTTTGCAATGGAATATCAGTGAGAATACGACGTTAACCGTTGATTTCTCCTACTTGTACAATGATCCTGTCTTCGATCGCGGACTAGTAGCACTCAGCGATGGTTCTTTAGTTCTGCCAATCAACCGATTTCTGGGCTATCCGTCTCTGGATGATTACATTGAAGAGCAGGTGCGAGCAGGCTATCGCTTCGAACATCGCTTCAATGAAAACTGGGAACTCCGCAATGCCTTCTCCTTCTCTTCCGTTTTACAAACCGGATTTCATTCAGATTTTGCTGGCCGTTTGATTGACGATCGCTTTGTGCCACGAGAGTATCTCGATTCTGAGTTTCTAAATGAAGAATATGGACTACAAACTGATTTGATAGGTCGGTTCAGTACAGGTTCTCTTCAGCATCAATTGCTAGCTGGATTTGATTTAAATCGTTCCACTGATAGCTATGTATCTCGCTTTGCACCGCTACCTCCTCTGGATATTTTTGATCCTAACTATGATGTTTCTACTCCCAGTGAAACAGAATCAGGCTATTTTCAAACAGTATTTAATAATAATCTGGGAATTTATATTCAGGATCAAATTACTGTACTGGAGAATCTGAAACTCCTAGTAGGTGGACGGCTAGACTTCACAGAACAGGAGCAGAACTTTTTCGGAGAGGAAGGTTCTCAGTCTGATACGGCGTTTAGCCCGCGTATTGGCATCGTTTATCAACCGATCGAACCTATTTCACTCTATGCTAGTTTCAGCCAGTCTTTCTTTCCAGTCATTGGGCGATCGCGAACCAATGAAACTTTTCGTCCAGAACGTGGTACTCAATACGAAATTGGTGTTAGAGCAGACATTACAGATAACCTTTCTGCGACTTTAGCCGCTTATGACATCACCAAAACCAATGTCCTTACGACTGATTTAAATGATCCGAATTTCTCAATTCAAGTTGGAGAGCAGCGGAGCCAGGGTATTGAGCTTACCCTGACGGGCGAAATTTTACCGGGATGGAACATCTATGCAGGATATACTTACACGGATGCCCGTGTCACAGAAGATAACGATATTCCTGAAGGAGATATTTTACGGAGTGTTCCTGAACATGGAGCCAATTTGTGGACCACTTACGAAATTCAAACTGGCAATTTCCGAGGATTGGGGTTTGGACTTGGACTCATTTTTGTAGATGAACGGGAAGCAGAATTACCCAATAGTAATTTTCAGGTTCCAGGCTATGTACGTACTGATGTTGCCCTATTCTATCAACGAGAACGCTGGCGGGCTGCTATCAATATTCGCAACTTGTTTGATGTTGAATATTATGAAACAGCCCAAAACCGCAATGCTGTTTATCCGGGCGCGCCGCTAAACGTGACGGCATCCCTCTCCTACACGTTCTAA
- a CDS encoding iron-siderophore ABC transporter substrate-binding protein, with the protein MGKQRNHSSYHLRRWIKWCFLLVATIALISGCNFVSSQRNSPQKSVDSVASSAEFRTVHHVLGETKIPIHPQRILALSGTTDLDTLLALETPPMAAGVDPSYHTKNGFFPHFNGKTDGIQPIPTWPKPNLEQILQLKPDLILGQRNYVEPVYDRLSQIAPTFVYENAIGNPEWRVVFREIAAAIGQSAKGEQVLNDLEQRLSQLKEALSKQNHETEISVIFYWTENRYVYSIFGKRSFGGSLLEELELPRPSAQRFDALSQDVSLELTSYADGDIIFLLNYSEPEEVEKLIENPLWSQLKAVQNNRVYRVNNIHWYTPGVLAAHAVLDDVERYVLGRSGSSDGARSLER; encoded by the coding sequence ATGGGTAAACAACGTAATCATTCTTCTTATCATCTTCGAAGGTGGATAAAATGGTGCTTTCTGCTAGTAGCAACGATCGCACTTATTTCAGGATGTAACTTTGTTTCTTCACAGCGTAATTCTCCACAGAAAAGCGTAGATTCAGTTGCATCATCTGCCGAGTTTCGTACAGTGCATCATGTTTTAGGAGAAACAAAAATTCCTATTCATCCTCAGCGAATTCTAGCGTTGTCAGGAACCACGGATTTAGACACACTCCTAGCACTGGAAACGCCTCCGATGGCAGCAGGCGTTGATCCTAGCTATCACACAAAGAATGGATTTTTCCCGCATTTCAACGGAAAGACCGATGGTATTCAGCCCATTCCAACCTGGCCTAAGCCCAACCTAGAACAAATTCTACAATTGAAGCCAGATTTGATTTTGGGTCAACGCAACTATGTTGAGCCAGTTTATGATCGGCTATCCCAGATTGCGCCAACATTTGTTTACGAAAATGCCATTGGTAATCCAGAATGGCGAGTAGTGTTCCGAGAAATTGCAGCAGCCATAGGTCAATCTGCCAAAGGAGAACAAGTGCTGAATGATTTAGAGCAGCGCCTAAGCCAACTAAAAGAAGCTTTAAGCAAACAAAATCATGAAACAGAAATATCTGTTATTTTCTATTGGACAGAAAACCGTTATGTCTACAGCATTTTTGGTAAACGATCGTTTGGTGGTAGTCTCTTAGAAGAATTGGAATTGCCACGTCCTTCTGCACAAAGATTTGACGCTCTTTCTCAAGATGTAAGCTTAGAACTAACCTCTTATGCCGATGGAGACATTATCTTTTTGCTGAATTATAGTGAGCCTGAAGAGGTTGAGAAATTGATTGAGAATCCACTTTGGAGCCAACTCAAGGCAGTACAAAATAACCGGGTTTATAGAGTTAACAATATTCACTGGTATACTCCAGGTGTTCTTGCTGCCCATGCCGTTTTGGATGACGTAGAGCGATATGTATTAGGACGATCGGGAAGCAGCGATGGAGCGCGATCGCTTGAGAGATGA
- a CDS encoding TVP38/TMEM64 family protein: MLIGLAIALVNQVGTEQLRADVARFGIWAPVIVLLLRLTSIVIPVLPGTAYSILAGGLFGFAQGLLIIVIADFIACTSNFFIAKRYGRSFVKKLVGQKFMVKVDSLGQNYLERNVFLVTGLLMTGLFDFVCYAVGLTQMEWRKFTPALVLSIAIAKPPLVALGAGVFEGGRILLGLSLLGMFILAMITAWVKRKSD, translated from the coding sequence TTGCTGATTGGGCTAGCGATCGCCCTTGTCAACCAAGTTGGCACCGAACAGCTTCGCGCAGATGTAGCTCGATTTGGGATTTGGGCACCTGTCATTGTCCTGCTACTGCGTTTGACCAGTATCGTAATTCCAGTACTGCCAGGAACCGCTTATTCGATTTTGGCAGGCGGTCTGTTTGGATTCGCGCAAGGACTGTTAATCATTGTGATCGCTGACTTCATCGCTTGCACATCAAACTTCTTCATTGCCAAACGCTATGGACGCAGCTTTGTGAAGAAGCTGGTGGGGCAAAAATTCATGGTGAAAGTTGATTCACTGGGGCAAAACTATCTGGAACGCAATGTTTTTCTAGTCACAGGGCTATTAATGACTGGATTGTTCGATTTTGTCTGCTATGCCGTTGGGCTAACGCAAATGGAATGGCGAAAGTTTACACCTGCATTGGTGCTGAGTATTGCGATCGCGAAACCGCCACTCGTGGCATTAGGTGCAGGAGTGTTTGAAGGGGGACGTATTCTGTTAGGGCTGTCTTTGCTGGGAATGTTTATCCTGGCAATGATTACCGCATGGGTGAAACGAAAATCAGATTAA
- a CDS encoding ABC transporter substrate-binding protein, translating to MSKPAERIVCLTATGIDILAELGLEPVGYLAQGIADRPEFFGDRAQQFTSVGSWMLPNLKAIRTLQPDLILGWRFPHRLYQHWLRQIASTYLMSGSGYDIALARLRDVARLTGRDTVAETAIQQLETQIETYRTAIPANLQKTVLMMGGSTLNLLSRRFIIETDVGTMGSLLQQLTHYPWIEPAGKRMEPGLMTVSLDRIVQSNPDVIFVQTYPPSTAPLSQQLTNNPRWKRLKAVQTGQVHEVDQFWHSGNGTHIMQIMLSQLMPLIYPEYL from the coding sequence TTGAGCAAACCTGCTGAACGAATCGTCTGCCTCACCGCAACCGGAATTGATATCCTCGCAGAACTCGGTTTAGAACCTGTGGGTTATCTTGCTCAAGGCATTGCCGATCGCCCTGAGTTTTTCGGCGATCGCGCCCAACAATTTACCTCCGTCGGTTCCTGGATGTTGCCAAACCTGAAAGCCATCCGCACCCTTCAACCCGACCTGATTCTAGGTTGGAGATTTCCCCATCGGCTTTATCAGCACTGGCTGCGGCAGATTGCTTCAACCTATCTCATGAGCGGCAGCGGATATGACATTGCATTAGCCAGATTGCGGGATGTAGCTCGGCTAACCGGACGCGATACGGTAGCCGAAACCGCCATTCAACAACTGGAAACCCAAATTGAGACCTATCGTACTGCTATTCCAGCGAATTTACAGAAGACCGTGCTGATGATGGGTGGTTCAACACTCAATCTCCTCTCCCGTCGATTCATTATTGAAACTGACGTTGGAACGATGGGTAGCTTACTGCAACAGCTTACTCATTACCCTTGGATAGAACCTGCGGGAAAAAGAATGGAACCGGGCTTGATGACCGTTTCGCTCGATCGGATTGTTCAGAGTAACCCCGATGTCATCTTTGTGCAAACCTATCCGCCATCAACCGCACCACTCTCCCAGCAACTCACAAACAATCCACGATGGAAACGACTGAAAGCAGTGCAAACGGGTCAAGTTCATGAGGTAGACCAATTCTGGCATTCCGGAAACGGCACACACATCATGCAGATCATGCTCAGTCAACTCATGCCGCTCATTTATCCTGAATACCTGTGA
- a CDS encoding REP-associated tyrosine transposase, whose amino-acid sequence MPRNLQLLRSAFHQVQQRHPFTIDAIVVLPDHLHCLWTLPKSDANYSSRWRLLKSEFSRHCPSRYKRQRSQSRQHKGEQAIWQRRFWEHQIRDEADLIRHVDYIHYNPVRHGFVEAPKDWVYSSFHRFVQREIYEEHWRANETMNFSAEVGQE is encoded by the coding sequence TTGCCCAGAAACCTCCAACTCCTGCGTTCTGCCTTTCATCAGGTGCAACAGCGTCATCCTTTCACCATTGATGCCATTGTGGTTCTACCCGATCACCTTCACTGTCTTTGGACATTACCAAAAAGCGATGCCAACTATTCCAGCCGTTGGCGATTGCTCAAAAGCGAATTTAGCCGCCATTGTCCGTCTCGCTACAAACGTCAACGGTCACAATCCCGTCAGCACAAAGGAGAACAAGCAATCTGGCAGCGGCGCTTTTGGGAACATCAAATTCGAGATGAAGCCGATTTGATTCGGCATGTGGACTATATTCATTACAATCCGGTGAGACATGGGTTTGTTGAAGCACCTAAGGATTGGGTCTATTCAAGCTTTCACCGATTCGTGCAAAGAGAAATTTATGAGGAACACTGGAGGGCAAACGAGACAATGAATTTTTCTGCTGAAGTGGGTCAAGAGTGA
- the hisI gene encoding phosphoribosyl-AMP cyclohydrolase — translation MPPDSCRRSNEQGLIPAIAQDYLDNAVLMMAWMNRESIQRTLETGEACYWSRSRAELWHKGATSGHIQKVKAFYYDCDADTLLLRIEQVGNVACHTGARSCFFNLIFVSPMR, via the coding sequence ATGCCTCCTGATTCATGCAGGAGGTCTAATGAACAGGGGTTGATTCCAGCGATCGCCCAGGATTACCTGGACAATGCCGTCTTGATGATGGCATGGATGAACCGTGAATCGATTCAGCGAACCTTGGAAACGGGAGAAGCTTGCTACTGGAGTCGATCGCGGGCGGAGTTATGGCATAAAGGTGCAACGTCTGGACACATTCAAAAAGTCAAAGCTTTTTATTACGACTGTGATGCCGATACGCTTCTATTGAGAATTGAGCAGGTGGGTAATGTTGCCTGCCATACGGGAGCCAGAAGTTGTTTCTTTAATCTGATTTTCGTTTCACCCATGCGGTAA
- a CDS encoding transposase translates to MAKCPKGKRSRDWKVGKDHYGNSVIHVGFRERDCTKCPVRSQCTRAKTTPRELTLKLPHEYQTLQQARIRQATDAFKQQYAIRAGVEGTISQAVRGFAVRHCRYVGLAKTHLQHILTAAAMNLVRAVNWLEGVPLAKARQSQFAKLAPVRAIG, encoded by the coding sequence GTGGCAAAGTGTCCCAAAGGAAAGCGCAGTCGAGATTGGAAAGTTGGGAAAGACCATTACGGTAACTCAGTGATCCATGTGGGCTTTAGAGAGCGAGATTGTACAAAATGTCCGGTTCGGTCTCAATGCACTCGCGCCAAAACAACGCCACGGGAATTAACGCTGAAATTACCCCATGAGTATCAGACCTTGCAACAAGCCAGAATCCGACAAGCAACGGATGCGTTCAAGCAGCAGTATGCGATTCGAGCGGGAGTAGAAGGCACCATTTCGCAAGCTGTTCGAGGTTTTGCCGTTCGCCATTGTCGATATGTTGGACTGGCAAAGACTCATCTGCAACACATTTTGACTGCGGCTGCCATGAATCTGGTGCGAGCGGTCAATTGGTTAGAAGGTGTGCCACTGGCGAAGGCGCGACAGTCGCAGTTCGCAAAACTGGCACCAGTCAGGGCAATCGGATAA
- a CDS encoding transposase family protein: MVEVLRPHLDRQGQRGGQAKLSVEEQLLVALEYWREYRSQFHIAVSWGIHETTVGRIVRKVEDLLVKGGRFRLPSQRPLYQPGWEWKVMMVDVGEMEIERPQKTKALLQRQAAMPHAESPTASGV; this comes from the coding sequence ATGGTTGAGGTGTTGCGCCCCCATCTAGATCGTCAAGGGCAACGGGGCGGACAAGCCAAGCTCAGTGTGGAAGAACAACTGCTGGTGGCGTTGGAGTACTGGAGAGAGTATCGCAGCCAGTTTCATATTGCCGTCAGTTGGGGAATCCACGAGACCACCGTTGGGCGAATTGTACGCAAAGTCGAAGACCTGTTGGTCAAGGGCGGTAGGTTCCGACTGCCGAGTCAGCGTCCGCTCTATCAACCGGGTTGGGAATGGAAAGTCATGATGGTGGATGTGGGGGAGATGGAAATTGAACGTCCCCAAAAAACAAAAGCGCTACTACAGCGGCAAGCAGCAATGCCACACGCTGAAAGCCCAACTGCTAGTGGAGTTTGA